The following proteins are co-located in the Sporosarcina pasteurii genome:
- the dinG gene encoding ATP-dependent DNA helicase DinG, with amino-acid sequence MDTKTYAVVDLETTGHSSAKGDRIIQIAIVLIKNGKIEQRYMRFVDPCQKIPPFIRELTNINDEDVEGAPTFEEIAEEVRQLLEGTVFVAHNTAFDLPFLQSEFKRCQVGEWSGNQIDTVELSKIVFPSLASYRLQDIAEELGIQLPSAHRADDDAEATSELLLQCYEKLHTLPLETLELLHKRSFKLKSDLASLFYTVLKNVRGKRQRIQYSKFRGIPFKPVTPTSSIQYGDVSYPTQEVQKTKLFKEAFPNFEKRSSQFAFMDTVWRTLTEKSEVAAEVPTGIGKTIAYLLPAAFRSIEQGKPVVISTYTNYLVDKIVVSELEKISNMLNITLKATVLKGREHYISLGKFEELHTLTDQSYDETFSIMQILVWLTETTTGDLGELTVSGGGQLFIDRIRNRSVSVSNEEREVDYYRQHLQACENSNFIITNHAMLLSDINRTEPIFDNIAGLVVDEAHQLVHTAARLSETVFSYTTWKYIMGQLTSTAEGQLLSEIMTLADRLGVSIPKIETIMSSFEQFTTVFDEVANQLAYFVPSTIKKQVGHRKTFALNELQNMRKQYEKVSTLMFEYLDFAESIERRFAIHTSNMTKSECALIAEWSYWVRELKIKAGEWVELFLEHDPQKYAIWIERDQRSLPSSLMAIRHPLDSSATIQKFTERLKVNRTGIIWTSGTLAIGQRTRYIPTQLGLDETVPLEVFEAPTDFYNGAEMYIVNNMPDIQQVSQSDYIEEVANAVIQTTMATGGRLFVLFTSRDMMKKTYELIIDSEQLEEYALFAQGISGGSRMKLLKSFHQFNQSVLFGTSSFWEGVDVPGDALSAVIVVRLPFTSPEDPIFKANAEKLTAEGKNPFTEYALPEAVMRMRQGFGRLIRSSSDKGAFIILDRRIEAKSYGKHFIDALPNVHVKKVPLEVMVYELENCYNKRR; translated from the coding sequence ATGGACACAAAAACTTATGCGGTTGTCGATTTAGAAACAACGGGGCATTCTTCTGCTAAGGGAGATCGAATTATCCAAATCGCAATCGTTCTTATAAAAAACGGAAAAATTGAGCAAAGATATATGCGCTTTGTAGATCCTTGCCAAAAAATCCCGCCATTTATTCGAGAATTAACGAATATTAATGATGAGGATGTTGAAGGCGCGCCTACTTTTGAAGAAATTGCTGAGGAAGTAAGGCAGTTATTGGAAGGGACAGTTTTCGTTGCGCACAATACAGCATTCGATTTGCCTTTTTTACAAAGTGAATTTAAGCGTTGTCAAGTAGGTGAATGGTCAGGGAATCAAATTGACACTGTGGAACTGTCAAAAATTGTATTTCCGTCGCTCGCTAGTTATAGGCTGCAAGACATTGCAGAAGAACTAGGTATTCAGCTGCCGTCTGCACATCGAGCAGATGACGATGCAGAAGCGACGAGTGAGCTCCTACTTCAATGTTATGAAAAATTACATACGCTCCCGTTAGAAACATTGGAATTACTTCATAAAAGGTCGTTTAAGTTGAAATCCGATTTAGCGAGTCTGTTTTATACCGTATTAAAAAATGTCCGTGGCAAACGTCAACGCATTCAATATTCGAAGTTTCGTGGGATACCTTTTAAACCTGTAACACCAACATCAAGTATACAATATGGGGATGTTTCCTATCCCACACAAGAGGTACAGAAAACAAAGTTATTCAAAGAGGCTTTTCCAAACTTTGAAAAGAGATCTTCCCAATTTGCCTTTATGGATACCGTTTGGCGAACATTAACGGAGAAATCAGAAGTTGCAGCGGAGGTACCGACAGGAATTGGTAAAACAATTGCTTATTTATTACCAGCCGCATTTCGTTCGATTGAACAAGGCAAACCCGTCGTTATAAGCACATACACCAATTATTTAGTCGACAAAATTGTCGTAAGTGAATTAGAAAAAATCTCTAACATGCTGAACATAACACTAAAAGCGACTGTGCTTAAAGGGAGAGAGCATTATATTTCTCTCGGTAAGTTCGAGGAGTTGCATACGTTAACAGATCAATCTTACGATGAGACATTTTCGATCATGCAAATCCTCGTATGGTTAACAGAAACGACTACCGGCGATTTAGGTGAATTAACCGTTTCCGGTGGAGGCCAATTATTTATCGATCGAATTAGAAATCGTTCAGTTAGCGTGTCAAATGAAGAGCGTGAAGTTGATTATTATAGGCAGCATTTGCAGGCGTGCGAAAATTCAAATTTTATTATTACAAATCATGCGATGTTGCTGTCAGATATCAATCGAACGGAGCCGATTTTTGATAATATTGCTGGTTTAGTTGTAGATGAAGCGCATCAACTCGTTCATACTGCCGCAAGACTTAGTGAAACTGTGTTTTCTTATACAACGTGGAAATATATTATGGGGCAACTTACTTCTACTGCTGAGGGACAGTTGCTTTCAGAAATCATGACATTAGCCGACAGATTAGGCGTGTCCATTCCGAAAATAGAGACGATCATGAGTTCATTTGAGCAGTTTACAACTGTGTTTGATGAAGTGGCGAATCAATTGGCCTATTTCGTTCCATCAACGATAAAAAAGCAAGTAGGCCATCGAAAAACTTTCGCACTCAACGAATTACAAAATATGCGAAAGCAATATGAGAAAGTATCTACACTTATGTTCGAGTACCTTGATTTCGCTGAAAGTATCGAAAGGCGCTTTGCCATTCATACATCGAATATGACGAAAAGCGAATGTGCATTAATTGCAGAATGGTCCTACTGGGTAAGAGAACTTAAAATAAAAGCAGGTGAATGGGTTGAACTCTTTTTAGAACATGACCCACAAAAATACGCCATTTGGATTGAAAGGGATCAACGGAGTTTACCTAGTAGTTTAATGGCGATCCGACATCCGCTTGATAGCTCAGCCACCATTCAAAAGTTTACCGAGCGTTTAAAAGTAAATCGAACAGGGATTATCTGGACATCTGGGACGCTAGCGATAGGCCAAAGAACGAGATACATTCCAACGCAATTAGGTTTGGATGAAACCGTACCGCTTGAAGTATTTGAAGCACCAACGGATTTTTACAATGGGGCAGAAATGTATATTGTGAACAATATGCCTGATATTCAACAAGTTTCTCAATCAGATTATATTGAAGAAGTTGCGAATGCGGTGATTCAGACAACAATGGCAACCGGCGGAAGATTATTTGTGCTCTTTACGTCAAGAGATATGATGAAGAAAACATATGAGTTAATTATCGATAGTGAACAATTGGAAGAATATGCGCTCTTTGCACAAGGTATTTCGGGCGGCAGCCGGATGAAATTATTAAAATCATTTCATCAGTTTAATCAGTCCGTTTTATTTGGAACTAGTAGTTTCTGGGAAGGCGTGGACGTTCCGGGAGACGCACTGTCAGCAGTTATTGTTGTTCGGTTGCCTTTCACTTCACCAGAAGATCCAATCTTTAAAGCAAATGCGGAGAAATTAACAGCGGAAGGAAAAAATCCTTTTACCGAGTATGCGTTGCCAGAAGCAGTCATGCGTATGCGCCAAGGGTTTGGAAGGCTTATTCGTTCATCGTCTGACAAAGGTGCGTTTATTATTTTGGATAGAAGAATTGAGGCAAAATCATACGGGAAACACTTTATTGATGCTTTGCCAAATGTCCATGTGAAAAAAGTACCGCTTGAAGTAATGGTGTATGAACTCGAAAATTGCTATAATAAACGTAGGTGA
- the panD gene encoding aspartate 1-decarboxylase has product MFRMMMNSKLHRATVTEADLNYVGSITIDADLLEAANMYPNEKVHVVNNHNGARFETYIIAGERGSGVICVNGAAARLVQKGDIVIILSYVYVMEQEAESHEPTVLILDEQNQIQQMIKEAPSMRI; this is encoded by the coding sequence ATGTTCAGAATGATGATGAATAGTAAATTACACCGGGCAACGGTTACGGAAGCAGACTTGAATTATGTCGGCAGTATTACAATTGATGCTGATCTACTTGAAGCGGCAAATATGTATCCGAACGAAAAAGTACATGTCGTCAATAATCATAACGGTGCACGTTTTGAAACGTATATTATTGCAGGTGAACGGGGAAGCGGAGTCATTTGTGTGAACGGGGCAGCAGCTAGACTCGTTCAAAAAGGAGACATTGTGATTATTCTGTCCTACGTTTATGTGATGGAACAAGAGGCGGAAAGTCACGAACCGACTGTGTTGATTTTAGATGAGCAAAACCAAATTCAACAAATGATAAAAGAAGCCCCTAGTATGCGTATCTAG
- the panC gene encoding pantoate--beta-alanine ligase, with translation MKIVNSIEQLRKLLNRQVRQRQTVGFVPTMGFLHEGHLALVKKAREENEIVVMSIFVNPTQFGPGEDYATYPRNEQRDAALAAEAGVDIVFMPDKDEMYPRVGDIQIFPGKQAEVLCGASRSGHFDGVLKVILKLFNIVDPDRSYFGMKDAQQLAIIETFVEDFNFRTTIERVPTVREKDGLAKSSRNVRLSPKERSEAPVLYEALQLGKKQLEQGKEASVVEHEVAQLIENKTSGAIDYVALLAYPSLQPLTADSEEAILACAVNFEKARLIDNVIVKLKDELPCSE, from the coding sequence ATGAAAATCGTTAATTCTATTGAACAATTACGAAAGCTTTTAAATCGACAAGTGCGACAACGTCAAACAGTTGGGTTTGTGCCAACGATGGGCTTTTTACATGAGGGCCATTTAGCACTTGTTAAAAAAGCTAGGGAAGAGAACGAGATTGTAGTGATGAGTATTTTTGTTAATCCAACGCAATTCGGTCCTGGTGAAGATTATGCCACTTATCCGAGAAATGAACAACGAGATGCCGCATTAGCCGCAGAAGCTGGTGTTGATATTGTTTTTATGCCAGATAAAGACGAGATGTATCCAAGGGTAGGAGATATTCAAATTTTCCCAGGCAAACAAGCAGAAGTACTTTGCGGTGCATCAAGATCCGGTCATTTTGATGGCGTTTTGAAAGTCATATTGAAATTATTTAATATTGTCGACCCGGACCGTTCTTATTTCGGAATGAAAGATGCCCAGCAATTGGCAATCATAGAAACATTTGTCGAAGACTTTAATTTTAGGACGACAATTGAACGTGTGCCAACTGTGAGGGAAAAGGATGGCTTAGCAAAGAGTTCCAGAAATGTTCGACTCTCACCTAAAGAACGTTCGGAGGCACCTGTACTGTACGAAGCGTTGCAGCTTGGAAAAAAGCAATTAGAGCAAGGAAAAGAAGCAAGTGTCGTCGAACATGAAGTGGCACAGTTGATTGAAAATAAAACTTCAGGGGCTATCGACTATGTAGCATTGCTCGCTTATCCATCGCTCCAACCATTGACTGCCGATTCAGAAGAAGCCATCTTAGCTTGTGCAGTGAATTTTGAGAAAGCTAGATTAATAGATAACGTAATCGTGAAATTAAAGGATGAATTGCCATGTTCAGAATGA
- the panB gene encoding 3-methyl-2-oxobutanoate hydroxymethyltransferase, with translation MKTTANFLNMKKDGEKIVMLTAYDYPTAKFAEDSGVDVILVGDSLGMVVLGYDSTVPVTMNDMIHHGKAVRRGAKDTFIVVDMPFGSYHGSYDRTLQDAVRIFQETGANALKLEGSGEVIHVIGMLTDTGIPVVAHLGLLPQHAGVLGGYKVQGKTAEAAEQLISDALAAEQAGACMVVVECVPYQLAQKVSEALTIPVIGIGAGAETDGQVLVFHDTVQFGNHHIPKFVKKFADAGRTIHDGLTAYVEEVKNGSFPAEEHRFTMKEEELTTLYGSGKGE, from the coding sequence ATGAAAACAACAGCAAATTTTTTAAACATGAAAAAAGACGGTGAAAAAATCGTTATGCTAACGGCTTACGATTACCCAACAGCTAAATTCGCAGAAGATTCTGGGGTTGATGTAATTTTAGTCGGCGATTCATTAGGAATGGTTGTACTTGGCTATGACTCAACAGTTCCGGTAACGATGAATGATATGATTCATCACGGTAAAGCTGTAAGGAGAGGGGCAAAAGACACATTCATCGTCGTCGATATGCCATTTGGTTCTTATCACGGTTCTTATGACAGAACATTGCAAGACGCAGTGCGAATTTTTCAAGAAACCGGTGCGAATGCATTAAAGTTAGAAGGTTCAGGAGAAGTGATCCACGTAATTGGCATGTTAACAGATACTGGGATTCCTGTCGTGGCACACTTAGGATTATTGCCGCAACATGCAGGTGTACTCGGCGGTTATAAAGTCCAAGGTAAAACAGCTGAGGCCGCGGAACAATTAATTAGCGATGCGCTGGCAGCAGAACAAGCGGGTGCTTGTATGGTTGTTGTTGAGTGTGTTCCGTATCAGTTGGCACAAAAAGTATCTGAAGCGCTGACGATACCAGTGATTGGCATTGGCGCAGGCGCGGAAACAGATGGTCAAGTACTTGTATTCCATGACACAGTTCAATTTGGAAATCACCATATCCCTAAATTTGTAAAGAAGTTTGCCGATGCGGGCAGAACGATACACGATGGGTTAACTGCTTACGTAGAAGAGGTAAAGAACGGTTCATTCCCAGCGGAAGAACATCGTTTTACAATGAAGGAAGAAGAACTAACGACCTTGTATGGCAGCGGAAAAGGTGAATAA
- a CDS encoding biotin--[acetyl-CoA-carboxylase] ligase yields MTSTAKSELLKRLFDADGEPVSGQNLADEFGVSRTAIWKYVKELEQEGYEIGTVRKKGYYLISTPDRVNEANIKKYLTTEAFGRTIRYFESCDSTQFIAHELAQEGAQDGTVVVAEEQLTGKGRMARPWDSKAYKGIWMSVITRPHLTPQQAPQMTLVAAVAITRAIEEVTGLTAQIKWPNDLLINQKKITGILTELQADPDLIKSIILGIGINVNQSIEEFPDELTSIATSLKIELGQSVNRAKLIATTLKYLEEYTKLYEAHGFSPIKLLWESYSNTIGRRIRATMVNQTVEGLAIGITEEGMLELKLDDGTIYGVYSGDIEFRK; encoded by the coding sequence ATGACTTCAACAGCAAAAAGTGAGTTGTTAAAAAGATTATTTGACGCAGACGGAGAACCAGTTTCTGGACAGAATCTTGCCGATGAATTCGGCGTTTCCCGTACTGCGATATGGAAATATGTGAAAGAGTTAGAACAAGAAGGATACGAAATTGGAACTGTCCGTAAAAAAGGATATTATCTCATTTCAACGCCTGACAGGGTAAATGAAGCAAATATAAAGAAGTATTTAACAACCGAAGCGTTTGGGCGAACGATTCGTTATTTTGAATCTTGTGATTCCACGCAGTTTATTGCGCATGAGTTAGCACAGGAAGGCGCACAGGATGGGACAGTTGTCGTTGCTGAAGAGCAGCTAACCGGAAAAGGAAGAATGGCGCGGCCTTGGGATTCAAAAGCTTATAAAGGCATTTGGATGAGTGTCATTACAAGACCACATTTAACCCCACAACAAGCTCCGCAAATGACTTTAGTAGCAGCTGTAGCGATTACAAGAGCGATTGAGGAAGTAACAGGCTTAACAGCGCAGATTAAATGGCCAAATGATTTGCTAATCAATCAAAAGAAAATAACGGGCATTTTAACGGAATTGCAAGCAGACCCAGATTTAATAAAGTCTATTATTCTAGGCATTGGCATTAATGTGAATCAAAGCATCGAGGAATTTCCAGATGAATTAACATCCATTGCTACTTCCTTGAAAATAGAACTTGGACAATCTGTCAATCGGGCAAAGCTCATTGCAACTACGTTAAAGTATTTAGAAGAATATACAAAACTATATGAAGCACATGGATTTAGTCCAATTAAGTTACTATGGGAAAGTTATTCAAATACAATAGGACGCAGAATACGTGCAACGATGGTGAATCAAACCGTTGAAGGGCTAGCAATTGGAATTACAGAGGAAGGTATGCTCGAATTAAAGCTAGATGATGGAACCATTTATGGGGTTTATTCTGGGGATATTGAATTCAGGAAATAA
- a CDS encoding CCA tRNA nucleotidyltransferase, which produces MIQSFGTPASYLVLEKLEQHEHEAVFVGGAVRDYILGKRATDIDIATSAEPNEVKKIFSNTVDVGIAHGTVLVVLDQEPIEVTTFRTEGTYSDARRPDEVQFVKSLREDLLRRDFTFNALAMTKDGKLIDLFGGQEDLKHKIIRAVGVPEERFHEDALRMMRALRFAAVLDFNLESATFEAICNQAERLENVSVERIKMEMDKLFLGSNPMAAFQLFKETGLHKAVPLYPEKMLGVESALPFASVKEGWAFFLVAGGYSASALSQAYKLSNEEKRFIAEVETAYAIRKERPFTVDELYIYDVPVLEAAEKFYRARAMDRSFASFPQFKEEKNKLPIQSPRDLQVNGKDLLKWADVKGGRWTGEWMKRIEAAVLHGRCENDPNKIREWFMNDFNSKK; this is translated from the coding sequence ATGATTCAGTCATTTGGGACACCGGCAAGTTATCTTGTACTCGAAAAGCTTGAACAACACGAGCATGAAGCTGTATTTGTAGGGGGAGCGGTGCGCGATTATATACTCGGAAAACGAGCAACAGATATCGACATTGCGACCTCAGCAGAACCGAATGAAGTAAAGAAGATTTTTTCAAATACGGTAGATGTAGGCATTGCACATGGGACTGTTTTAGTAGTGCTGGATCAAGAACCAATTGAAGTAACAACTTTTCGAACAGAAGGGACCTATTCTGACGCTAGGCGGCCCGATGAAGTTCAATTCGTAAAATCATTACGTGAAGATCTGCTGCGTAGGGATTTTACATTTAATGCACTGGCCATGACGAAAGACGGTAAATTAATTGATCTATTTGGCGGCCAAGAAGACTTGAAACATAAAATCATTCGTGCAGTTGGTGTGCCAGAAGAGCGATTCCATGAAGATGCACTACGTATGATGAGGGCGCTACGTTTTGCTGCTGTATTAGATTTCAACCTTGAATCTGCTACATTCGAGGCAATTTGTAACCAAGCAGAACGACTAGAAAATGTTTCTGTAGAACGAATAAAAATGGAGATGGACAAGTTGTTTTTAGGATCCAATCCCATGGCTGCATTTCAGTTGTTTAAAGAAACCGGACTTCATAAGGCGGTCCCATTATATCCAGAAAAAATGCTCGGGGTAGAATCTGCACTTCCGTTCGCTTCAGTTAAAGAAGGATGGGCATTTTTCCTCGTTGCTGGAGGGTATTCAGCTTCAGCACTAAGCCAAGCTTATAAATTATCCAATGAAGAGAAAAGATTTATTGCTGAGGTAGAGACCGCATACGCTATTCGAAAAGAGCGTCCATTTACGGTAGATGAGCTTTATATATATGACGTACCTGTATTGGAAGCTGCTGAAAAGTTTTACCGTGCCAGAGCTATGGATAGAAGTTTCGCATCTTTTCCGCAGTTTAAAGAAGAGAAAAATAAGCTCCCCATTCAGTCGCCAAGAGATTTACAAGTGAATGGGAAAGATTTATTGAAATGGGCGGATGTGAAAGGTGGCCGTTGGACTGGAGAATGGATGAAAAGAATTGAAGCTGCAGTCTTGCACGGTCGATGTGAAAATGATCCGAATAAAATAAGGGAATGGTTTATGAATGACTTCAACAGCAAAAAGTGA
- the bshA gene encoding N-acetyl-alpha-D-glucosaminyl L-malate synthase BshA has translation MLEKLKIGVICYPSLGGSGVVATELGLMMAKRGHELHYISSSVPFRLLGRHENVHFHEVTLEGYAVFKYPPYDIALANRIAQVIESEQLDLLHVHYAMPHAVAAALGKDMAESDIGVITTLHGTDVTVLGHDEGLRNTVQYGINKSTIVTAVSNSLKQDTIELINPDKEIRTIYNFIDEETYRPIEPGTLKKELGIQEDEKVLIHISNFRKVKNIPDVVKSFQLILQKVNAKLLLIGEGPEMDSIRALVSELNLENHVLFTGKRNDMAELLAISDMMFHLSEKEAFGLVLLEALACGVPSVATNIDGIPEVITDGVNGFLVNLGDISEAANKAVQLLQDEDLRQRFIENGFQTVEEKFGSAKILEQYEQLYYEVAGKV, from the coding sequence ATGTTGGAAAAATTGAAAATAGGTGTCATCTGCTACCCTTCATTAGGTGGGTCGGGTGTAGTTGCAACAGAATTAGGGTTAATGATGGCCAAAAGAGGTCATGAGTTACATTATATATCGTCGAGCGTACCTTTTCGTTTATTAGGGCGTCATGAAAATGTTCATTTTCATGAAGTGACACTTGAAGGGTATGCTGTTTTTAAATATCCTCCTTATGATATTGCGCTTGCAAATCGGATTGCGCAAGTGATTGAGTCTGAGCAGCTTGACTTGCTTCATGTACATTATGCAATGCCACATGCTGTAGCCGCAGCGCTTGGGAAAGATATGGCTGAATCAGATATCGGTGTGATCACAACCCTTCATGGGACAGACGTGACTGTATTAGGTCATGATGAAGGACTTCGTAATACAGTCCAGTACGGCATCAATAAATCTACTATTGTCACTGCCGTGTCCAACTCGTTAAAGCAAGACACAATTGAATTGATTAACCCGGATAAAGAAATTCGTACCATCTATAATTTTATCGATGAGGAAACGTATCGTCCAATTGAACCAGGAACGTTAAAAAAGGAACTAGGCATACAAGAAGATGAAAAGGTGCTCATCCATATTTCTAACTTTAGAAAAGTGAAAAATATACCAGATGTTGTAAAAAGCTTTCAACTTATTTTACAAAAAGTCAATGCGAAACTTCTTCTCATTGGAGAAGGTCCTGAAATGGATTCAATTAGAGCATTAGTAAGCGAACTTAATTTAGAAAATCATGTACTGTTTACAGGAAAAAGAAATGATATGGCAGAATTGCTAGCGATTAGTGATATGATGTTTCATTTATCGGAAAAAGAAGCTTTTGGCCTTGTGCTACTTGAAGCACTTGCTTGTGGCGTTCCCTCGGTTGCAACTAATATTGATGGGATCCCTGAAGTGATTACGGATGGCGTCAATGGTTTTCTTGTTAATCTTGGTGACATTTCAGAGGCGGCCAATAAAGCGGTCCAATTGTTACAAGATGAAGACTTGAGGCAACGTTTTATTGAAAATGGCTTCCAAACGGTGGAGGAGAAATTTGGTTCAGCTAAAATTTTGGAGCAATATGAACAGCTATACTATGAGGTGGCAGGAAAAGTATGA
- the dapB gene encoding 4-hydroxy-tetrahydrodipicolinate reductase: protein MTLKIVLAGARGRMGSAAIEAIQKIEDMEIVAALDYKNDGLFLHEDKVHDTEIGIPIFTSFDRLVKETQPDVLLDLTTPDVVYENMYNAIKNGIRPVVGTSGLSFEEIEKLTEFANEQGIGGIIAPNFSIGAVLMMKFSAMAARYLEDIEIIESHHNQKVDAPSGTAMKTAEMIMNVRESHIQGHEDEKEHLAGARGADIEGMKIHSIRLPGLLAHQEVLLGADGELLTLRHDSFNRSCFMPGILMAIRNVLERKDLVYGLENILD, encoded by the coding sequence ATGACGCTAAAAATTGTACTTGCAGGTGCTCGCGGCCGGATGGGAAGTGCCGCAATTGAAGCCATTCAAAAAATAGAAGATATGGAAATTGTAGCCGCATTGGATTATAAAAACGATGGATTATTTTTACATGAAGATAAAGTGCATGACACTGAGATTGGAATTCCAATTTTTACTTCGTTCGATCGTTTAGTGAAGGAAACACAACCTGACGTTTTACTCGACTTAACAACTCCTGACGTTGTTTATGAGAATATGTATAACGCGATAAAAAATGGGATTCGACCAGTAGTGGGTACATCTGGTTTAAGTTTTGAAGAGATTGAAAAGTTAACGGAATTTGCAAACGAACAGGGAATTGGTGGCATTATTGCGCCAAACTTTTCAATTGGTGCTGTTTTAATGATGAAATTCTCAGCAATGGCTGCACGCTATCTCGAAGATATTGAAATTATTGAATCACATCATAATCAAAAAGTAGATGCTCCGTCTGGAACAGCAATGAAAACTGCTGAAATGATTATGAATGTGAGGGAATCACATATTCAAGGTCATGAAGACGAGAAAGAACATCTAGCAGGTGCAAGAGGCGCAGACATAGAAGGTATGAAAATACATAGTATTCGATTACCTGGTCTCCTTGCACATCAGGAAGTATTGTTAGGTGCTGATGGAGAATTATTAACATTGCGCCATGATTCATTTAATAGAAGTTGTTTTATGCCAGGTATTTTGATGGCAATACGGAATGTGTTAGAACGAAAAGATCTTGTTTATGGACTTGAGAATATACTCGACTAA
- a CDS encoding nucleotide pyrophosphohydrolase produces the protein METERTLSELQKEVDLYINSFKEGYFPPMELLARLTEELGELSREVQHVYGMKKKKEEEAIRSLEEETGDLLFVLVCFANREGISLENALTNVLQKYKVRDADRWTKKEEEK, from the coding sequence GTGGAAACAGAACGCACATTATCAGAATTGCAAAAAGAAGTTGATTTGTACATAAATAGTTTTAAAGAAGGATATTTTCCTCCGATGGAACTGCTTGCAAGACTGACTGAGGAATTAGGCGAATTATCCCGCGAAGTCCAACACGTCTACGGGATGAAAAAGAAAAAAGAAGAAGAAGCGATACGTTCACTTGAAGAAGAAACGGGCGATTTATTATTTGTTCTCGTTTGTTTTGCAAACAGGGAAGGAATCAGTTTGGAAAATGCGCTCACGAATGTACTACAGAAATACAAAGTGCGTGATGCCGATCGTTGGACAAAAAAGGAGGAAGAAAAATGA
- a CDS encoding zinc metallopeptidase — MYWLYLGLIILLPLYAQFKVKGTYKKYSKVRSTSGMTGAEVARLILDQNDLHGVKVVESDGFLSDHYNPLTKTVALSPHNYREASVAGTAVAAHEVGHAIQDKEAYAFLRFRHSLVPAANLTSNASWVFIMIGLFFSNTFLGIGILLLAVGVLFQLVTLPVEFNASSRAMDQVVSLGVIQNEEESHAKKVLNAAAMTYVAAAAVAVLELVRLLLIFFNREE; from the coding sequence ATGTATTGGCTATATTTAGGGTTAATTATTCTACTACCATTGTATGCCCAATTTAAAGTTAAAGGTACGTATAAAAAATATTCGAAAGTCCGTTCTACGTCTGGTATGACGGGGGCAGAAGTTGCCCGACTTATCTTGGATCAAAACGATTTACATGGTGTCAAAGTAGTAGAGTCGGATGGTTTTTTAAGTGACCATTACAATCCTTTGACGAAAACAGTTGCGCTATCACCGCATAATTATCGTGAAGCGTCCGTTGCGGGAACAGCTGTAGCAGCTCACGAAGTAGGACATGCAATTCAAGACAAAGAAGCGTATGCATTTTTACGTTTCCGCCACAGCCTTGTACCAGCAGCAAATTTAACATCTAATGCTTCTTGGGTATTCATTATGATTGGTTTGTTTTTCTCAAACACGTTCCTAGGAATTGGTATTTTATTACTAGCTGTCGGGGTTTTATTTCAACTTGTCACATTACCTGTAGAGTTTAACGCATCGAGTCGAGCAATGGATCAAGTTGTCTCACTTGGCGTTATTCAGAACGAAGAAGAGTCCCATGCGAAAAAAGTATTAAACGCTGCAGCGATGACTTATGTAGCAGCAGCAGCTGTCGCAGTACTAGAACTCGTTCGACTCCTGTTAATTTTCTTTAATAGAGAGGAATAA
- a CDS encoding DUF1405 domain-containing protein, with protein sequence MNSLIMRVWLILSHKSFLWILLFVNILGTVYGYDWYKWQLIITEPKFWLFVPDSPTASLFFCFAIIGWLMNRNFKLMEALALITLVKYGLWAVVMNILTLLETGSIGWVGWMLVISHFAMAVQAVLYIPFYQFSIGHIILAAVWTLHNDVIDYVFGQMPIYGELMKYIHQIGYFTFWLSLFCVMIAYLVWKKVIIKPS encoded by the coding sequence ATGAATTCATTGATCATGAGAGTTTGGCTCATACTATCGCATAAATCTTTTCTTTGGATATTATTATTTGTAAATATCCTAGGAACTGTTTATGGATATGACTGGTATAAATGGCAACTAATCATTACTGAACCGAAATTTTGGTTATTCGTTCCCGATAGCCCGACCGCTAGTTTGTTTTTCTGTTTTGCGATTATCGGTTGGCTTATGAATCGAAACTTTAAGTTGATGGAAGCGTTGGCGTTAATTACGTTGGTGAAATATGGTTTATGGGCAGTGGTAATGAATATTTTAACGCTACTTGAGACCGGTTCAATTGGTTGGGTTGGTTGGATGCTGGTCATTTCACACTTTGCAATGGCAGTTCAAGCTGTGCTCTATATTCCTTTTTATCAATTTTCGATAGGACATATTATCCTAGCGGCTGTCTGGACATTACATAACGATGTCATCGATTATGTGTTTGGTCAAATGCCGATTTACGGAGAATTGATGAAATACATACATCAAATTGGTTATTTCACTTTTTGGCTATCACTATTTTGTGTTATGATTGCATATTTAGTTTGGAAAAAAGTCATAATAAAGCCTTCATAA